The Clostridiales bacterium sequence AAAAGAATAAGATAACTTATATTTAGGAAAACATGCAATGGCAAGAACGTCGACTTTAGCAAAACTAAGTTTTAATCCTTTGAGTTCGGTAAAAAAGGTAATAGGGGTAATCAGCGGCAAGGGCGGAGTGGGCAAGTCGTTGGTTACGGCGCTTTTGGCAAGCGCCTTTAGAAAAAACGGGCATAACGTAGCTATATTGGAC is a genomic window containing:
- a CDS encoding Mrp/NBP35 family ATP-binding protein, with protein sequence MARTSTLAKLSFNPLSSVKKVIGVISGKGGVGKSLVTALLASAFRKNGHNVAILD